In Clarias gariepinus isolate MV-2021 ecotype Netherlands chromosome 1, CGAR_prim_01v2, whole genome shotgun sequence, one DNA window encodes the following:
- the prtfdc1b gene encoding phosphoribosyltransferase domain-containing protein 1b, with product MAEPREDTRTHRGVVIPDDWPGYCLDLFTYPEYYSGDLDSVYIPHGVIMDRTERLARDIMDDLGDHDIAVLCVLKGAHQFCSDLVDRIQVLNRNSSRSLPMTVDFIRLKSYLNDHSMPDMQVIGAESLSVLTGKNVLIVEAIVDTGKTLQTLLTQVQAFKPKLIKVAGLLVKRGPNQTVCLPDYVGFEIPNHFVVGYALDYNEYFRDLSHICVMSEGGKQKYRI from the exons ATGGCCGAGCCGAGGGAggacacacggacacacagGGGCGTCGTG ATCCCAGATGATTGGCCGGGGTACTGTCTGGATCTGTTCACCTACCCGGAGTATTACAGCGGGGATCTGGACTCCGTCTACATTCCACATGGAGTCATCATGGACCG GACGGAGCGGCTGGCGCGCGACATAATGGACGATCTGGGCGACCACGACATCGCGGTGCTGTGTGTGCTGAAGGGGGCCCATCAGTTCTGCTCAGATCTAGTGGACCGCATCCAGGTGCTGAACCGCAACTCCAGCAGGTCTCTGCCCATGACCGTCGACTTCATCCGACTCAAGAGCTACCTG AATGATCATTCTATGCCGGACATGCAGGTGATCGGCGCTGAGAGTCTGTCTGTTCTCACGGGGAAG AACGTCCTGATCGTGGAG gctaTAGTGGACACGGGCAAGACCCTGCAGACCCTCCTGACTCAGGTCCAAGCCTTTAAACCCAAACTGATCAAAGTGgcagg TTTGTTAGTGAAGAGGGGCCCTAATCAGACTGTCTGTCTTCCTGACT ATGTTGGGTTTGAGATTCCGAACCACTTTGTAGTCGGCTACGCTTTAGACTACAATGAATATTTCAGAGATCTTTCT caTATCTGTGTGATGAGTGAAGGCGGGAAACAGAAATACAGAATCTGA